A genomic segment from Salvelinus alpinus chromosome 8, SLU_Salpinus.1, whole genome shotgun sequence encodes:
- the LOC139583380 gene encoding V-type proton ATPase 116 kDa subunit a 4, with translation MEINHLLQMTDDFFEEAESQLSISELPSEDSVYSSRVTSRRTSYTSTNGPLKLGFVAGVIKHERFPAFEKILWRLFHGNFVLRHAEIKPHEEENMAEDPVKKDVFVVFVQGDQIRGKIRKLCDGFHASMYPCPNNAYARKEMRTNANTRIEDLRLVLKRTEEFRATVLTAAAANLQEWTTKVKKMKAIYYTLNLCNIDITQKLIVAEIWCPVSDLNSVHTALIHGSEQSGSSLSPVVNRIQTQQTPPTFNRVNSFTSGFQSIIDAYGVGNYQEINPAPYTMVTFPFLFAVMFGDCGHGLVMTLLALWLILHQEHFRKLKNELIDMLVDGRYIIFLMGLFSIYTGLIYNDCFSKSFNVFGSSWSVRPMFHPHGPWTNDTLHDSGHLHLDPLVSGVYSGNPYPFGVDPIWNIASNKLSFLNSYKMKMSVIMGVAHMLFGVTLSLVNYIFFRNLKDVALQFIPEVIFMLSLFGYLIFLILYKWCVVMKSESAPSILLLFINMILFDYSSEGTVLYRTQRPVQIFLVVVAVLMVPWLLFAKPLLLYRKHKLSKLKPSTNKLPMQVSGISNQEASDSRKEKVSMADIFVYQGIHTIEYCLGCISNTASYLRLWALSLAHAELSEVLWKMVLQVALRVTSGMGSVLLAVTFAAFTVLTVTILLVMEGLSAFLHALRLHWVEFQNKFYKGSGYKFTPLSFDRMRDMQ, from the exons ATGGAGATCAACCATCTCCTGCAGATGACTGATGACTTTTTTGAGGAG GCTGAGTCCCAGCTTTCCATCTCTGAGCTTCCTTCTGAAGACTCGGTGTACTCTTCCAGGGTGACAAGCCGACGCACCAGTTACACCAGCACCAACGGACCCCTGAAACTTGG GTTTGTTGCAGGAGTAATCAAGCATGAACGTTTCCCTGCCTTCGAAAAGATCCTGTGGCGACTGTTTCATGGAAACTTTGTCCTCCGCCATGCTGAAATCAAGCCCCATGAGGAGGAGAACATGGCT GAGGATCCAGTGAAGAAGGATGTGTTCGTAGTATTTGTCCAAGGAGACCAGATCAGAGGAAAGATCAGAAAGCTTTGTGATGG GTTTCATGCCAGCATGTATCCATGTCCCAACAATGCGTACGCAAGAAAGGAAATGAGAACAAACGCCAACACACGCATCGAAGACCTTCGATTG GTCCTGAAGAGGACAGAGGAGTTCCGTGCGACTGTCCTGACTGCAGCAGCAGCCAACCTCCAGGAGTGGACCACTAAAGTAAAGAAGATGAAGGCCATCTATTACACATTGAACCTGTGTAACATAGACATCACACAGAAGCTGATTGTTGCTGAGATTTGGTGTCCAGTGTCTGACCTAAACTCTGTGCACACTGCACTGATACATGGATCA GAGCAGAGCGGCTCCAGTCTTAGCCCCGTCGTGAACAGAATCCAAACCCAGCAGACACCCCCAACATTCAACAGGGTTAACTCCTTTACCTCAGGTTTCCAGAGCATCATTGATGCCTATGGGGTcggcaactatcaggaaataaaccCAG CTCCATACACCATGGTGACCTTCCCCTTCCTGTTTGCGGTCATGTTTGGAGACTGTGGTCACGGTCTCGTCATGACTCTGCTCGCTTTATGGCTGATCCTACACCAAGAACACTTCAGGAAGCTGAAGAATGAG CTGATTGACATGCTGGTGGATGGACGCTACATTATATTCCTGATGGGCCTCTTCTCCATATACACTGGCCTCATCTACAACGACTGCTTCTCCAAGTCCTTCAACGTCTTTGGATCCTCGTGGAGCGTCCGACCCATGTTCCATCCACACGGCCCGTGGAC TAATGACACGTTGCATGACTCAGGCCATCTTCATCTGGACCCCCTGGTGTCTGGAGTCTACTCTGGCAATCCCTACCCATTTGGTGTTGACCCG ATTTGGAATATTGCATCGAATAAGCTGTCGTTCCTGAACTCTTACAAGATGAAGATGTCTGTTATCATGGGAGTGGCCCACATGCTCTTTGGAGTCACTCTGAGTCTGGTGAACTACAT ATTCTTCAGAAACTTAAAGGATGTTGCGTTGCAGTTCATTCCAGAGGTGATTTTCATGCTCTCTCTGTTTGGATACCTGATCTTCCTCATCCTCTACAAGTGGTGTGTAGTGATGAAGTCTGAATCTGCTCCTAGCATCCTGCTCCTCTTCATCAACATGATACTCTTTGACTACAGCTCTGAGGGCACTGTACTTTACAGAACACAG AGACCTGTGCAAATATTTCTGGTGGTTGTTGCTGTGCTTATGGTGCCTTGGCTACTGTTTGCCAAGCCCCTGCTCTTGTATAGAAAACACAAGCTATCAAAGCTG AAGCCCTCAACAAACAAGCTTCCCATGCAGGTTTCTGGGATCTCCAACCAAGAGGCTTCAGATAGCAGGAAAGAGAAG GTCAGTATGGCTGACATTTTCGTGTACCAGGGCATCCACACCATCGAGTACTGCCTGggctgcatctccaacacagcctcCTACCTCCGCCTGTGGGCTCTCAGTCTAGCTCATGCTG AGCTGTCTGAGGTGCTGTGGAagatggttctgcaggtggcTCTGAGGGTCACCTCGGGGATGGGTTCTGTTCTGCTGGCAGTGACCTTTGCTGCCTTCACTGTCCTCACAGTCACCATTCTCCTGGTCATGGAGGGTCTCTCTGCCTTCCTCCACGCCCTACGGCTGCACTG GGTTGAATTCCAAAACAAGTTCTACAAAGGATCTGGGTACAAGTTCACACCGCTTTCCTTCGACAGGATGAGAGACATGCAGTGA